A stretch of the Methanobacteriaceae archaeon genome encodes the following:
- a CDS encoding ABC transporter permease, producing MLGIIIGVATLVLLMGAGTGMKSYLKDQTETMMGDVSIYNSSGGAFMGSRGDAYLNQETVSRIKNMSILYNIKEETQFTTDLNRTPLYVIGISNWDQVKINGSTGVVIDQSLVDKFDYKIGSKITIKDEQFTVTGITQQSTGMGMGIVFLDVDKALPLNENKVTSVTASARGDPETAKKDIESQIPGTMAMTQSDFTKQIDDMMNGIMLFIGAIASIGLIVGVISIVNIMLVNVTERTREIGVLKAIGFTNGEVLRSILMEAGLLGFIGALIGLVLAAVLMQLAIIFLGPQLGMEDVTLLYMLPPWLILAVVGGATVLSILAGLYPAWRASRLNVVEALRYD from the coding sequence ATGCTGGGCATAATCATTGGAGTGGCCACCCTGGTACTTCTCATGGGCGCAGGCACCGGTATGAAATCCTACCTGAAGGACCAGACAGAAACCATGATGGGTGATGTGTCCATCTATAACAGTTCTGGCGGTGCTTTCATGGGATCCCGTGGAGATGCATATCTTAACCAGGAAACAGTATCCCGAATAAAAAACATGTCCATATTGTATAATATCAAAGAAGAAACCCAGTTCACCACAGACCTTAATAGAACCCCCCTCTATGTTATTGGAATATCCAACTGGGATCAGGTAAAAATAAACGGGTCAACAGGGGTGGTTATTGACCAATCCCTGGTTGATAAATTTGATTATAAAATCGGAAGTAAAATCACCATTAAAGATGAACAATTCACCGTAACTGGAATCACACAGCAGAGCACTGGAATGGGAATGGGAATTGTCTTTTTAGATGTTGATAAAGCCCTGCCTTTAAATGAGAATAAAGTCACCAGTGTAACTGCCAGTGCCAGAGGAGATCCAGAAACTGCTAAAAAGGATATAGAAAGTCAGATTCCCGGGACCATGGCCATGACTCAGTCTGATTTCACCAAACAAATCGATGATATGATGAATGGAATAATGCTCTTCATAGGGGCTATAGCCAGCATAGGCCTAATCGTAGGGGTTATAAGCATTGTGAATATAATGCTGGTGAATGTTACCGAGAGAACCCGAGAAATAGGTGTTCTAAAAGCCATAGGATTCACCAACGGCGAAGTACTGCGAAGCATCCTCATGGAAGCCGGACTTTTAGGTTTCATAGGGGCTCTGATAGGCTTGGTTCTCGCGGCAGTGCTCATGCAACTGGCCATAATCTTTTTAGGACCTCAACTGGGAATGGAAGACGTAACACTACTTTACATGCTTCCACCCTGGTTAATTTTAGCAGTGGTGGGTGGAGCCACAGTTTTAAGTATTTTAGCAGGCCTTTACCCTGCATGGAGAGCATCCAGACTAAATGTGGTGGAGGCGCTTCGCTATGACTGA
- a CDS encoding ABC transporter permease: MKLNLNFSIITRWEFKNTLKSRKFLLIFCMQLSVLFMLIIMFNSFAANIESDKGLSLTPSLTDFATLDVNDPGGLFKKTLNPEIIDIYSTNGNNSLLRIEKGETSGLYSVSPDSLQRIQKGEVVDTVLYLDYSDPRKSVIRDEVNSTTKTVSTALTKNYLQSINSQNTSTQTGIKEEKTGEPLPLQLIRKVMLAVLLFLPLFLFGNIIIDSVVGEKERKTGEILIAMPISQGEILLGKGLAVVGICALQVAMWMIVLVGAGFTIQNVVLVYLLVVLTAIPIVGLTSIIAAYAKNYKEAGIGISFAYIIVVGFLIVPALAYVSRKSYSANISPMTTVMRLFSGETITLPEILMSVTFVIILSALSFWIATWLFKRDDVVFGPRPGPVKLTLQLVGIKKR; encoded by the coding sequence ATGAAACTTAACCTGAATTTCAGTATAATAACCCGTTGGGAGTTTAAAAACACTCTAAAGAGTAGGAAATTCCTTCTAATATTTTGCATGCAGTTATCCGTACTTTTCATGTTAATTATAATGTTCAATTCCTTTGCAGCAAACATAGAATCAGATAAAGGATTATCCTTAACCCCCTCTCTCACTGATTTTGCCACCCTGGATGTTAACGACCCCGGAGGCCTGTTTAAAAAGACCCTGAATCCTGAAATAATAGATATTTACAGTACAAATGGTAACAATTCACTTTTACGCATTGAAAAAGGCGAAACCAGTGGATTATATTCAGTTTCTCCTGATTCACTGCAGCGCATACAGAAGGGGGAAGTAGTGGACACGGTTTTATACCTTGATTACTCCGATCCCCGTAAAAGTGTCATTAGGGATGAAGTCAACTCCACCACTAAAACCGTTTCCACAGCATTAACCAAGAACTACCTTCAATCTATTAACTCTCAAAACACCAGCACCCAAACCGGGATAAAGGAAGAAAAAACAGGGGAACCTCTGCCCCTGCAGCTTATCAGAAAGGTGATGCTGGCTGTACTGTTATTTTTACCCCTTTTCCTGTTTGGAAATATAATAATTGACAGTGTGGTGGGGGAAAAAGAGCGAAAAACTGGGGAGATACTCATAGCCATGCCCATTTCCCAGGGTGAAATCTTACTGGGCAAAGGATTAGCCGTGGTAGGAATATGTGCCCTGCAAGTGGCTATGTGGATGATTGTACTGGTTGGTGCAGGATTTACCATACAAAATGTAGTTCTGGTTTATCTTCTGGTGGTGCTCACTGCCATACCCATAGTAGGATTAACATCCATCATCGCAGCCTATGCCAAAAATTACAAAGAAGCAGGTATAGGAATCAGCTTCGCCTACATCATAGTTGTGGGATTTTTAATAGTCCCCGCCCTGGCATATGTATCCAGAAAAAGTTACTCGGCTAATATTTCCCCTATGACCACGGTGATGAGACTATTTTCCGGTGAAACCATCACCCTACCCGAAATTCTAATGTCAGTAACCTTTGTAATCATCTTAAGTGCATTATCTTTCTGGATTGCCACCTGGCTTTTTAAAAGGGATGATGTGGTATTCGGCCCACGCCCCGGCCCAGTAAAACTCACACTACAACTAGTAGGGATAAAGAAAAGATAA
- a CDS encoding ABC transporter ATP-binding protein: protein MIKIESLNKSFGRIKALDNLNLEIEKGELLGIIGPNGAGKTTAIRIICCILQPNSGEVTVGGYSIHHDQIKIKSMIGYLPEEPNLYERFKARELLKYFGELYGVPKNRINNRIDELLELVGMSKRADDAINTFSKGLRQRIGIARALIHDPEVIILDEPTMGLDPATSRAIRNFIKELKGDKTVILCTHYMDEADLLCDRVAILNQGRIRDMGTPETLKKKVHGDLILQIKVHEPDKIDEHRIRNFKSVRSVNIEGNQFFISLRSRNDISNIIDIFGEQAFSVNTKEPTLDDVFIQTME from the coding sequence ATGATTAAAATAGAGTCTTTAAACAAGTCCTTTGGCAGGATAAAGGCACTTGACAATCTTAATCTGGAGATAGAAAAGGGTGAGCTTCTGGGAATAATAGGTCCGAATGGTGCAGGGAAAACCACTGCCATCCGGATTATTTGTTGCATATTACAACCTAATTCTGGAGAGGTAACTGTGGGGGGATACAGCATCCACCATGACCAGATCAAGATAAAATCCATGATCGGTTACTTGCCAGAGGAACCCAACCTTTACGAGCGTTTCAAGGCAAGGGAACTTCTAAAATACTTCGGTGAACTGTATGGTGTTCCTAAAAATCGGATTAATAACAGGATAGATGAACTACTGGAACTGGTGGGAATGAGTAAGCGAGCTGATGATGCAATCAACACTTTTTCCAAGGGTTTAAGGCAGAGAATAGGCATTGCCCGGGCACTCATCCATGATCCAGAGGTTATAATACTGGATGAACCAACCATGGGTCTGGATCCAGCCACATCACGAGCCATTCGAAACTTCATCAAGGAACTAAAAGGGGATAAAACCGTTATTCTATGCACCCATTACATGGACGAAGCCGATCTCCTATGTGACAGGGTGGCCATCCTTAACCAGGGAAGAATCAGGGACATGGGAACACCAGAAACATTAAAGAAAAAGGTTCATGGTGATCTAATCCTACAAATAAAAGTACATGAACCGGATAAGATAGATGAACACAGAATAAGGAATTTTAAATCAGTAAGGAGTGTAAACATTGAAGGTAACCAGTTTTTCATTTCCCTACGCTCCAGAAATGACATATCAAACATCATAGACATATTTGGTGAGCAGGCATTTTCTGTGAACACTAAAGAACCCACACTGGACGATGTTTTCATCCAAACCATGGAATGA
- a CDS encoding cadmium resistance transporter, translated as MESVTIITALLAFLATNLDDMFLLAAFFAHPQFQTKEVVWGQYLGFISLLMISSLAYFAQLIIPPAYISLLGLLPILIGIRNLMSLKNPESPVENLNEGFFEKNGGITNNNIFSVAAVTIANGGDNLGVYMPIFATSNPLSLLTIIVTFLILVGIWCLLGFKLVNNEIIGNKIREYGHLILPFVMIFIGMVIILRGWI; from the coding sequence ATGGAAAGCGTCACCATCATTACTGCATTACTTGCATTTTTAGCCACTAATTTAGATGACATGTTCCTTTTAGCGGCATTTTTCGCTCATCCCCAGTTCCAAACAAAGGAAGTGGTGTGGGGACAGTATTTGGGATTTATATCTCTTTTAATGATAAGTTCTTTAGCCTATTTTGCACAGTTAATAATTCCACCAGCTTACATAAGTCTTCTAGGGTTATTGCCCATTCTTATTGGGATTAGAAATCTCATGTCTCTTAAAAATCCAGAAAGTCCTGTTGAGAATTTAAATGAAGGATTTTTTGAAAAAAATGGGGGAATAACAAATAATAACATATTTTCCGTGGCTGCAGTAACCATTGCTAATGGTGGGGACAATTTAGGGGTTTACATGCCTATTTTTGCCACCAGCAATCCTTTATCTTTGCTAACTATAATAGTCACCTTTTTGATCCTGGTGGGAATTTGGTGTTTATTAGGATTTAAATTAGTGAATAATGAGATTATTGGTAATAAAATCCGAGAATATGGACATTTAATTCTCCCATTTGTGATGATATTTATAGGGATGGTTATTATTTTAAGAGGATGGATTTAA
- a CDS encoding molybdopterin molybdotransferase MoeA: protein MFLSKLMPTPDAKKIILESLNPSEVEKIRLEDAYRRVIAQEVISTLNSPPFDRSAMDGYAVIAEDTFGHSETDPLQLKVVDSIGAGERSQFSVKNGEAIQIATGAPLPRGANAVVMEEYTYEDEGNLQVETSVVPGENVSPAGEEFHTGELVLNQGTLLDPPELGLVASAGFDEVLVFKKPRVAVVITGSELVMPKNKLNGAEVVNSNHFTIKSLVESCLAIPDMFHSIDDAGLVKDLFKNLLTNYDALITTGGTAISKGDVVVDAACELGEVLIHGVSLRPGKPFGFARINGKPVFMLSGFPVAAMVQFDVFVREALLKMQGLDFEPLIIGKKAARNIPSTLGRTDYIRAKIDKDLVHPLKIKGSGIIRSMVESDSYIIIPENQEGISEGEECKVLPYQSLKS, encoded by the coding sequence ATGTTCTTATCAAAACTCATGCCCACCCCAGATGCTAAAAAAATCATCCTTGAGAGTTTAAACCCTTCTGAAGTTGAAAAAATCCGGTTGGAAGATGCTTATAGGAGAGTGATTGCTCAGGAAGTTATTTCCACACTAAATTCACCCCCTTTTGATAGATCTGCCATGGATGGATATGCTGTAATAGCAGAAGATACTTTCGGCCACTCTGAGACTGATCCCCTTCAGTTGAAAGTGGTGGATAGTATAGGTGCTGGTGAAAGGTCACAATTCAGTGTTAAAAATGGTGAAGCTATCCAAATTGCTACCGGTGCTCCCCTGCCTCGTGGAGCCAATGCCGTGGTAATGGAAGAATATACTTATGAAGATGAAGGTAATTTACAGGTGGAAACTTCAGTGGTTCCTGGTGAAAATGTTTCCCCTGCTGGAGAAGAATTTCATACAGGAGAACTGGTTTTAAACCAGGGTACCTTATTAGACCCCCCTGAGTTGGGTCTTGTTGCATCAGCAGGATTTGATGAAGTTTTAGTGTTTAAAAAGCCCCGAGTTGCAGTGGTAATAACGGGCAGTGAACTGGTAATGCCTAAAAATAAATTAAATGGTGCTGAAGTAGTTAATTCCAATCATTTCACCATTAAATCCCTGGTAGAATCCTGTCTTGCTATTCCTGATATGTTTCACTCCATAGATGATGCAGGATTAGTCAAAGATCTGTTTAAAAACTTGCTAACGAATTACGATGCCCTTATCACCACTGGTGGAACTGCTATAAGTAAAGGCGATGTGGTGGTAGATGCAGCCTGTGAACTGGGAGAAGTTCTTATTCATGGAGTGTCTTTAAGGCCGGGCAAACCTTTTGGATTCGCACGAATAAATGGAAAGCCTGTTTTTATGTTATCTGGATTTCCTGTGGCGGCTATGGTTCAGTTCGATGTTTTCGTCCGGGAAGCTCTTTTAAAAATGCAGGGTTTGGATTTCGAACCATTGATTATTGGTAAAAAGGCTGCCCGGAATATACCCTCAACTCTGGGAAGGACTGATTATATCCGGGCTAAGATTGATAAAGATCTGGTTCATCCCCTGAAAATTAAGGGTTCTGGAATAATAAGATCCATGGTGGAGTCTGATTCTTATATTATAATCCCGGAAAATCAGGAGGGAATATCTGAAGGAGAAGAGTGTAAAGTTCTTCCCTATCAATCTCTAAAATCTTAA
- a CDS encoding site-2 protease family protein — MNVLLYYLIFFAALYFVGVIFRKKLKVDVYGPILMRRTQKMRGWIDYLANLSPRFWRWSMNIGIPISIFCMGFSIYGIVLSLQYMFQAPQAALLLPGVDIPGSPIFIPIFAGIISVIILMIVHEFGHGIVARADRVGIKSIGVVLLAVLPGAFVELDEDDVKKAKRSVKLRIYAAGSMFNLATAAIAWVTVIILTASFIPYAFQSDGLKITSVTPGGPSEGVLKEGMVVTSINGVSVNNREAYTNLIYKTKPGDQLTYVTDKGTYTITTTAQPYNASIAYPGTRSETHLKVKPEVANIYGDTLPWFLYNLADIARWVYLLNLMVGLFNLIPMKPLDGGIILEELLGYKMPEKVAGKIVSSVSVIMIGIVGLLIIYGTIPGIMKMF; from the coding sequence TTGAATGTTTTATTGTACTACCTAATTTTCTTTGCTGCCCTCTATTTTGTAGGAGTTATCTTCAGGAAAAAATTAAAAGTAGATGTTTATGGTCCTATACTTATGAGAAGGACCCAGAAAATGAGGGGATGGATTGATTACCTGGCCAATTTAAGTCCCAGATTCTGGCGTTGGAGCATGAACATAGGCATACCCATATCTATTTTCTGCATGGGTTTCTCTATTTATGGCATTGTTTTATCATTACAATACATGTTTCAAGCCCCCCAGGCTGCACTTCTCCTACCGGGAGTAGACATCCCTGGATCTCCCATATTCATCCCTATTTTTGCCGGGATAATCTCCGTAATTATACTGATGATTGTTCATGAGTTTGGACACGGAATTGTGGCCCGGGCTGATAGGGTGGGAATTAAATCTATTGGTGTGGTTTTGCTGGCAGTACTTCCTGGTGCATTTGTGGAATTAGATGAGGATGATGTTAAAAAAGCCAAAAGATCAGTTAAGCTTCGAATATATGCCGCTGGTTCCATGTTCAACCTGGCAACTGCAGCCATTGCCTGGGTTACTGTTATAATTCTAACTGCTTCTTTTATTCCCTACGCTTTCCAGTCTGATGGTCTGAAAATCACCAGTGTAACTCCTGGCGGCCCCTCGGAAGGCGTGCTTAAAGAAGGGATGGTTGTAACCAGTATTAATGGAGTTTCGGTTAACAACCGGGAAGCATACACCAACCTAATTTACAAAACAAAACCCGGAGACCAGCTAACTTATGTTACAGATAAGGGTACTTACACCATTACCACCACTGCACAACCCTATAATGCATCCATTGCCTACCCCGGAACTCGTAGTGAAACTCATTTGAAGGTTAAACCGGAAGTAGCCAATATCTATGGTGACACCCTCCCCTGGTTCTTGTACAATCTGGCAGATATAGCTCGCTGGGTGTATCTCTTAAACTTGATGGTGGGATTGTTCAACCTCATACCCATGAAACCCCTGGATGGGGGAATAATATTAGAGGAACTCCTGGGATACAAAATGCCAGAAAAGGTAGCAGGTAAAATAGTTTCAAGCGTGTCTGTAATTATGATCGGAATTGTAGGCTTACTCATTATATACGGAACAATCCCCGGAATAATGAAGATGTTCTAG
- a CDS encoding rubrerythrin family protein — protein MELINEHKIGICKGTDLEKAVQANFNGETQEVGMYLAMARQAQREGMPEVAEVLKTIAWEEAEHAAKFGEMNAVIKPTLKENLEMMLEGETMANNEKKAAAKKAKECEIDPAHDFFDESSRDEARHARMLKGILERYF, from the coding sequence ATGGAATTGATAAATGAACATAAAATTGGAATTTGTAAAGGAACTGATCTGGAAAAAGCAGTACAGGCCAATTTCAATGGAGAAACCCAGGAAGTGGGAATGTACTTGGCCATGGCTAGGCAGGCTCAAAGAGAAGGTATGCCGGAGGTGGCTGAAGTTCTAAAAACCATTGCCTGGGAAGAGGCAGAACACGCAGCCAAGTTTGGAGAAATGAATGCAGTGATAAAACCCACCCTCAAGGAGAACTTGGAAATGATGCTGGAGGGTGAAACCATGGCCAACAATGAGAAAAAAGCAGCAGCAAAAAAGGCTAAAGAGTGTGAAATTGACCCGGCACATGACTTTTTTGATGAAAGCTCACGGGACGAGGCCAGACACGCCAGGATGCTAAAAGGGATTTTGGAGAGATACTTTTAA
- a CDS encoding ArsR family transcriptional regulator has product MAPVESKSGIKIFSTNSGINIIQSPIKAQILSLLKEGGMSGSQIVSSTKRSKSTISAHLQDLEDNGIIDWVIDPEDRRRKIYYINSRYLGDVSPENKIEDNIDHYLQQQILESEDPLKFFRFMFRAIRVSLMDEGINIDPILRNAGFKVGETFYEKLETPDINQFIENIIKFWEKNQLGRIIVKSTDPLIIQAYDCFECEDLPQIGRPACAFDSGVLEAFFSRFFQEKVEVEEVKCFAQGDDYCQFMVKTQPSRT; this is encoded by the coding sequence ATGGCCCCTGTAGAAAGCAAAAGCGGAATAAAAATATTTTCCACCAATTCTGGGATTAACATAATTCAAAGTCCGATTAAGGCACAGATCCTATCCCTGCTCAAAGAGGGGGGAATGAGTGGATCCCAGATAGTTTCATCCACCAAAAGATCCAAATCAACCATCTCGGCACACTTGCAGGATTTGGAAGATAACGGGATAATAGACTGGGTTATAGATCCAGAAGATCGTAGGAGGAAGATTTATTACATCAATTCCCGGTATTTAGGTGATGTTTCCCCGGAAAACAAAATTGAAGACAACATTGACCACTACCTTCAACAACAGATTTTAGAATCAGAAGATCCGTTAAAATTCTTCAGGTTCATGTTCAGAGCTATAAGAGTTTCCCTTATGGATGAAGGTATAAATATTGACCCAATATTACGCAATGCAGGTTTCAAAGTTGGCGAAACTTTCTATGAGAAATTAGAAACCCCGGATATCAATCAATTTATTGAAAACATCATTAAATTCTGGGAAAAGAACCAGTTAGGTCGGATAATAGTTAAAAGTACTGATCCCCTTATTATTCAGGCCTATGACTGTTTTGAATGTGAAGATCTGCCGCAAATTGGAAGGCCGGCTTGTGCTTTTGATTCTGGTGTTTTGGAGGCCTTTTTCTCCCGATTCTTCCAGGAAAAGGTGGAAGTGGAAGAGGTTAAATGTTTCGCCCAGGGTGATGATTACTGCCAGTTCATGGTTAAAACACAGCCCTCAAGAACATAA
- a CDS encoding alpha/beta fold hydrolase, translating into MLEIKNFILEDFQLGSGEVLKNLNLEYTTQGVEELDENGKIINAFLYLHGWSGDCTSVERLSSVIGPGKAIDTSKFFVISPTAFGSPGSASPSTTGLGMKFPKYSIKDMVKSHYQLISNGLGVEHLRGIMGTSMGGFQALNWALEYPDFMDFLILNGTSHRISNRMYGVYQLMNQIIMGDCEYKNCNYAQNPVKALEKAAYLSYLWSLSPENYEECFDSRDEFIQGVRDRKADAREWDVNDLVWRNYALLGHDLGDKISRIKIPCLILGIHQDQIVDEKYSINPLHEGLENSELFLYNSIWGHYGCTKDISKTSDAIKEFLTKI; encoded by the coding sequence ATGTTAGAAATCAAAAATTTCATTCTAGAAGACTTTCAATTGGGGTCAGGTGAGGTTCTCAAAAATTTAAACCTTGAATATACCACCCAAGGAGTTGAAGAACTGGATGAGAATGGTAAAATTATAAATGCTTTTCTATACCTGCATGGCTGGAGTGGGGACTGCACATCTGTGGAAAGATTAAGCAGCGTAATTGGACCGGGTAAGGCCATTGACACCAGCAAATTCTTTGTTATCAGTCCCACTGCTTTTGGTTCTCCAGGTTCAGCCAGCCCTTCAACCACTGGTTTGGGGATGAAATTCCCTAAATACAGTATCAAGGACATGGTGAAATCACATTATCAGTTAATAAGTAATGGTTTGGGGGTTGAACATCTAAGGGGTATTATGGGCACATCTATGGGGGGATTTCAAGCTCTAAACTGGGCACTGGAATATCCTGACTTCATGGATTTCCTGATACTCAATGGCACCAGTCACAGAATTTCAAACCGGATGTATGGAGTTTACCAACTAATGAATCAAATCATTATGGGAGATTGTGAATATAAAAATTGTAATTATGCTCAAAATCCAGTTAAGGCCTTGGAAAAAGCAGCATATCTGAGTTACCTCTGGTCATTATCTCCTGAAAACTATGAAGAATGTTTTGATTCTAGAGATGAATTCATCCAGGGAGTGAGGGATAGAAAAGCTGATGCCAGAGAGTGGGATGTCAATGATCTGGTATGGAGAAATTATGCCCTGTTAGGACATGATTTAGGTGATAAAATATCCCGAATCAAAATTCCCTGCCTTATACTGGGGATACATCAGGATCAGATTGTAGATGAAAAGTACAGCATCAACCCCTTACACGAGGGATTAGAAAATTCAGAACTATTCCTTTATAATTCTATATGGGGACATTACGGCTGTACAAAAGATATATCAAAGACTTCAGATGCCATTAAAGAATTTCTAACAAAAATTTAA
- the cobI gene encoding precorrin-2 C(20)-methyltransferase — protein sequence MNKGKLIGIGVGPGDPELLTVKAVKTLETVPVICAPKSSENKPSVALSIVQGILDARDGEYVVIEPLFPMIEDKGELERYWAEAAEIMISELEMERDVCFITLGDPSIYSTFSYVARIIKDKGYNVEMIPGITSFTGCAASAGITLGEKDEIMVVVPKVDQRLEEIMDHADTAVIMKTSRHSEMLEEIISKDPRDKRVISVQNCGMDNEKIFEGFAKNGKYLSTTIVKFKDSNEI from the coding sequence ATGAATAAAGGGAAACTCATTGGTATTGGGGTGGGTCCTGGAGACCCTGAATTACTCACTGTTAAGGCAGTTAAGACATTGGAAACTGTGCCGGTCATATGCGCTCCCAAATCATCTGAGAATAAGCCCAGTGTGGCACTTTCAATTGTTCAGGGTATTCTTGATGCTAGGGATGGTGAATATGTGGTTATTGAACCTTTATTTCCAATGATAGAGGATAAGGGGGAGTTGGAACGTTACTGGGCTGAAGCTGCAGAAATTATGATAAGTGAACTGGAAATGGAACGTGATGTTTGCTTTATTACACTGGGCGATCCTTCAATTTACAGCACTTTTTCCTATGTAGCCAGGATAATCAAGGATAAGGGTTATAATGTGGAGATGATACCGGGAATAACTTCATTCACGGGATGTGCAGCCAGTGCAGGCATCACTCTGGGTGAAAAGGATGAGATAATGGTGGTGGTGCCTAAGGTGGACCAGCGACTGGAGGAAATAATGGATCATGCTGATACCGCAGTCATTATGAAAACCTCACGTCACTCAGAAATGCTTGAGGAAATTATCAGTAAGGATCCAAGGGATAAAAGGGTTATTTCGGTTCAAAATTGTGGAATGGATAATGAAAAAATTTTTGAAGGCTTTGCAAAGAACGGAAAATACCTTTCAACTACCATAGTCAAATTTAAAGATTCCAATGAGATATAA
- a CDS encoding ATP-dependent DNA helicase, with translation MDNGFFCNKCGMIKDRCICPPGNYSPVETPKISTSRLRALKRQYPDIDEDIIEKFPFESPREGQLEIIAEIRDAIELGYSHIILEAGTGTGKSGVATTLARIYQPAYILTMTKQLQAQYAAEFGYPLVKGRGNFLCQNEGLEVSCDMGTCQTVPSTQKFVCDYGISKSPFDGQMHAFQDAFGSPIYFRSSDRCRYWDQKAQAVESSITLMNYDYALLELNYVKHFGKRNLMVLDEAHNLEDKLMRRLEVNLYNRRLEREIKKTIPPSMMSLKDPEEWILFVESLYDDYQNIDLKKIPKNKADRINRTKMNLSELSRNLENNPDNWVVDTSPGGVSFKPLRIHTYANDRLFNHADIRLFMSATILDQDLFCQWLGIEPEETYQLKIKSVFPPSSRPVHLKLVGNMSHRLIKRTAPKTLPVLEKIIAHHKYEKGLIHTHNYKCQQYIIKNLKNPRLMSHNPKNREHVLGKFEVSKEPMVLVSPSMSEGVDLPYEKCQFQVIYKIPFPYLGDPQINQRKQQDPSWYAYKTIMTLLQAYGRGMRAEDDYCETYILDGNFRMLLRSPLYRKLVPSFFKDAIQRE, from the coding sequence ATGGATAATGGCTTTTTCTGTAACAAGTGCGGAATGATAAAAGACCGCTGCATATGCCCTCCTGGTAACTATTCCCCAGTTGAAACACCCAAAATATCAACATCAAGACTCAGAGCCCTTAAAAGACAGTACCCTGATATAGATGAGGATATCATTGAAAAATTTCCCTTCGAATCACCTCGTGAGGGTCAGCTGGAGATAATCGCTGAGATCCGCGATGCTATTGAACTCGGTTATTCCCACATAATCCTGGAGGCTGGAACTGGAACCGGTAAATCCGGAGTGGCCACCACCCTGGCCCGGATCTATCAGCCTGCTTATATTCTAACCATGACCAAACAATTGCAGGCCCAGTATGCTGCAGAGTTTGGCTATCCCCTGGTTAAAGGTCGAGGGAATTTTTTATGCCAGAACGAGGGTTTGGAAGTTAGTTGTGATATGGGAACCTGTCAAACTGTCCCCAGCACCCAGAAATTCGTCTGTGACTATGGAATCAGCAAATCCCCCTTTGATGGCCAGATGCATGCCTTTCAGGATGCCTTCGGATCACCCATATATTTCCGTTCCAGTGACCGGTGCCGTTACTGGGACCAGAAGGCCCAGGCAGTGGAAAGTTCCATAACCTTGATGAACTATGACTACGCCCTCCTGGAATTAAACTATGTGAAACATTTCGGAAAACGCAACCTCATGGTCCTGGACGAGGCCCATAATCTGGAAGATAAACTTATGAGACGTTTAGAGGTGAATCTTTACAATCGTAGATTAGAGCGTGAAATCAAAAAGACCATTCCCCCAAGCATGATGTCTCTTAAAGACCCTGAAGAATGGATATTATTTGTTGAATCACTTTACGATGATTATCAGAACATAGACCTTAAAAAAATTCCTAAAAACAAGGCAGACCGTATAAATCGCACCAAGATGAATTTGAGTGAACTTTCACGTAACCTTGAGAACAATCCTGATAATTGGGTGGTGGACACCAGTCCAGGAGGAGTTTCATTCAAACCCCTGCGGATTCACACCTATGCAAATGACCGGCTTTTCAACCACGCAGATATAAGACTATTTATGAGTGCCACCATTCTGGATCAGGATCTATTCTGCCAGTGGCTGGGTATAGAACCCGAGGAAACATATCAATTGAAAATAAAGAGTGTTTTCCCACCATCATCCCGGCCAGTTCACCTTAAACTGGTGGGGAACATGTCACACCGACTGATTAAGCGCACCGCCCCTAAAACACTGCCCGTGCTTGAGAAAATCATAGCACACCATAAATATGAAAAAGGACTTATTCACACCCATAACTACAAGTGTCAGCAGTATATTATTAAAAATCTAAAAAATCCCCGTTTAATGAGCCATAACCCTAAAAACAGGGAACATGTTCTGGGGAAATTCGAGGTGAGTAAAGAGCCCATGGTCCTGGTGAGCCCATCCATGAGTGAAGGAGTGGATTTACCGTATGAAAAGTGTCAGTTCCAAGTTATCTACAAAATACCATTTCCTTATTTGGGCGATCCGCAGATAAACCAGAGAAAACAGCAGGACCCCTCATGGTATGCTTATAAAACAATTATGACTCTTCTGCAAGCTTATGGTCGTGGGATGCGGGCGGAAGATGATTATTGTGAAACTTATATCCTGGATGGTAACTTTCGCATGTTACTGCGCAGCCCACTTTACCGGAAACTGGTGCCCAGCTTCTTCAAAGATGCCATACAACGAGAATAA